The Chlamydiales bacterium region TACAATTGATGAAAACGTAATTACTGATGCAGTCAAAACAGGTATTATATCGGGTGTTACTACAAATCCAACTATCTTATCTAAGGCAAATAATGTTCTAGATACCATCAAAATGCTGCTTGATGTACAACCAGGACCCGTTACTATTCAAGTGACCTCTCCTAACGCAGAAAACATGATAGAAGAGGGCATACGTATATTCGAACTATCCTCTCGCATGATTGTCAAAATTCCTATCAACAAAAATGGACTTATAGCCATCCAAAAACTACAAGAGGACAATATACCCATACTTGGCACAGCAATACTCTATCCCTCTCAAGTCCTCTTAGCACAGGCGCAACAAATACCCTACATTGCCCCCTATTTTAGCCACATGGGAAGCACAGAACATGCTCAAGCTACACTAAAAACAATGAAAGAGATTCTATGCATGAGTAATTCCCCTACTAAAATTCTCTTAGCCTCATTAAGAGAGGTAGATCAAATCATTTATGCAGCTCTTTTAGGCATAGAAGCTGCTACAATTAAACCAGATCTATATTACAAGCTACTTACAGATGATCCTGTAGTGGACACTCTTTTAAAACAGCACTCATCTGATTGGCAAGGAGCTCACAAATCTCTTTAACAAAACTTATGTTTTTTTACGAAACTCTTGAATCAAATTAGCAACCAAAGCGCTCCAACCCGTCTGGTGACTTGCTCCAAGTCCCTTACCTGTTTCTGGATGATAGTATTCATAAAAAAGAAGCCATTCAGACCAGTTAGGATCCTCTTTAAAAGGAAAATCTTCACCCAAAAAAGGCATTTTTTGGTTCTTATCTTTTTTAAATAAGCTCATCATACGGTCTGCAAAGCTCTCTGCTATCTCGTTTAAAGAGACTTCTTTCTCCCCTTCAATTTGGATCATAAACTTATCTTCCAAGGCGTGTGCAAACTTTAAGAGTGCTTCCACAAAAAGATAAGTAGTTGGAAACCATATAGGACCTCTCCAGTTAGAATTACCCCCCTTAATCTTGTGTAAGGCCTCTCCTGGCTCATAACTTACTATCTTATCTTCATAAATGAAAGGATTTGCTTCGTGGTATCTAGACAGGCTTCTCAGACCAAATTGAGCTCGAAATTCCAGCGGATTCCATACATA contains the following coding sequences:
- a CDS encoding transaldolase family protein — its product is MEIWLDTIDENVITDAVKTGIISGVTTNPTILSKANNVLDTIKMLLDVQPGPVTIQVTSPNAENMIEEGIRIFELSSRMIVKIPINKNGLIAIQKLQEDNIPILGTAILYPSQVLLAQAQQIPYIAPYFSHMGSTEHAQATLKTMKEILCMSNSPTKILLASLREVDQIIYAALLGIEAATIKPDLYYKLLTDDPVVDTLLKQHSSDWQGAHKSL